The following proteins come from a genomic window of Verrucomicrobiota bacterium:
- a CDS encoding sugar phosphate isomerase/epimerase, translating to MKTTNQFDLSRRNFLQTCLGMSASLGTLASLCRVPLGAVEPFKRSGPPRFLLSLAAYSFRDSFVEGNKQPPADPAKRIDMFQFVDYCADHGCHGAEVTSYYFPKDATTEYLLKLRRHAFVRGMEISGTAVGNTFTDPKGEKRDAEIASVKKWIDRAQILGAPHIRVFAGNASRAGKDEAKKLCIEALEECGDYAAQKGIFLGIENHGGIVAEPDDLLDIIRTVKNPWIGVNLDTGNFHTADPYGAIARCAPYAVNVQFKVEVRPAGQSRQEADLARIMKILRDANYQGYLALEYESSDPWNEVPKWLKRMKGMI from the coding sequence ATGAAAACCACTAATCAATTCGATCTTTCTCGCCGCAACTTTCTGCAAACTTGTCTGGGGATGAGCGCCTCATTGGGCACACTCGCCAGTCTTTGCCGTGTGCCGCTTGGGGCTGTCGAACCGTTCAAGCGCTCAGGCCCGCCGCGATTTCTCCTCAGTCTGGCCGCCTACTCCTTCCGTGATTCCTTCGTCGAAGGGAACAAGCAGCCGCCGGCGGACCCAGCCAAACGGATCGACATGTTCCAGTTCGTGGACTATTGCGCGGACCACGGCTGCCATGGCGCGGAGGTGACGAGCTATTATTTTCCGAAGGACGCCACGACGGAGTATCTTTTGAAACTGCGGCGGCATGCCTTCGTGCGCGGCATGGAGATCAGCGGCACCGCCGTCGGAAATACCTTCACCGATCCCAAAGGCGAAAAGCGCGACGCCGAGATTGCTTCCGTCAAGAAATGGATCGACCGCGCGCAAATTCTGGGCGCGCCTCACATCCGGGTGTTTGCCGGCAACGCCTCGCGCGCGGGCAAAGACGAGGCGAAGAAACTGTGCATTGAGGCGCTCGAAGAATGCGGCGATTACGCGGCCCAGAAGGGCATCTTCCTAGGCATCGAAAACCACGGCGGCATCGTCGCCGAACCGGACGACCTGCTGGACATCATCCGAACGGTGAAAAATCCATGGATCGGCGTGAACCTGGACACCGGGAATTTTCATACGGCTGATCCCTACGGCGCTATTGCCAGGTGCGCTCCTTATGCCGTCAATGTGCAGTTCAAAGTGGAAGTGCGTCCGGCTGGCCAGTCGAGGCAGGAAGCGGATCTGGCCCGGATCATGAAGATTCTCCGGGACGCGAACTACCAGGGTTACCTCGCGCTCGAATACGAGTCGTCCGATCCATGGAACGAGGTCCCCAAGTGGCTCAAGCGGATGAAGGGAATGATCTGA
- a CDS encoding GNAT family N-acetyltransferase produces the protein MSPYQISTDLARMNLDLIHGFLRSSYWAKDIQRDVVEKSLRHSLCFGAFCSDRQIGFARVITDRATFAYLADVFVIPEHRRRGVAQMLVKAILDHPDLQGLRRFLLATDDAHGLYARFGFQPLAHPEHYMTIHHPHLYGGGQTARSPLAAG, from the coding sequence ATGAGCCCCTACCAAATCTCGACGGACCTCGCACGGATGAACCTCGATTTGATCCACGGTTTCCTTCGCTCGTCCTATTGGGCGAAAGATATCCAGCGCGACGTGGTGGAGAAATCCCTTCGACATTCGCTCTGCTTCGGGGCTTTTTGCAGCGACCGCCAAATCGGCTTCGCCCGCGTGATCACGGACCGCGCCACGTTTGCGTATCTCGCGGACGTTTTCGTGATTCCCGAACACCGCCGACGCGGCGTCGCGCAGATGCTCGTGAAGGCGATTCTTGACCACCCAGATCTGCAAGGATTGCGCAGGTTTCTGCTGGCGACCGACGACGCACACGGCCTCTATGCCCGGTTTGGATTTCAACCGCTCGCCCATCCCGAACACTACATGACCATTCATCATCCGCATCTCTACGGCGGCGGTCAGACAGCCCGCTCTCCTCTCGCGGCGGGTTGA
- a CDS encoding GNAT family N-acetyltransferase, whose product MPLRLRPVRLGFGRNSLEGRGPAKAFPILPEVRPQHVAHRVPQKCRMKIFPAKMTDEQAIKQLLADCDLPLGDLTSDHLRHFFVSRDGERLIGAAGLELCHEAALLRSVAVAGEFRSQGLGRQLVARAEEHARSHGVNSLWLLTTGVEHFFTRLGYEVTDRALAPKAIQITTEFTSLCPSSSVCMVKRRI is encoded by the coding sequence ATGCCCCTGCGGCTTCGACCGGTCCGTCTGGGATTTGGGAGGAATTCGTTGGAAGGCCGCGGGCCGGCAAAAGCGTTTCCGATCCTGCCCGAAGTGCGGCCACAACACGTGGCACACCGTGTACCGCAGAAATGCCGGATGAAGATCTTTCCCGCCAAAATGACGGACGAACAAGCGATCAAACAGTTGCTGGCCGACTGCGACCTGCCGCTGGGCGACCTGACCTCCGACCACTTGCGCCACTTCTTCGTTTCCCGGGACGGCGAACGGTTGATCGGGGCCGCCGGTTTGGAGCTTTGCCACGAAGCCGCCTTGTTGCGTTCGGTCGCGGTGGCCGGCGAGTTTCGAAGCCAGGGTCTGGGCCGCCAATTGGTCGCGCGCGCCGAGGAACATGCGCGAAGCCACGGCGTAAATTCGCTCTGGCTGCTGACGACCGGCGTGGAACACTTCTTCACTCGCCTGGGTTACGAAGTCACGGACCGCGCCTTGGCCCCTAAAGCAATTCAAATCACAACCGAATTCACGAGCCTTTGCCCGTCGAGTTCGGTCTGTATGGTGAAGCGCCGCATATGA
- a CDS encoding dipeptide epimerase — MKLAHRWTISSGLGPGGSGGTDLFPVVFVELTDSRGVRGLGEAAPSTRYERGVEGTLEFLRRVGPKKLSFENPQASMEDLEGPEGRQFAAKGALNIALLDGAARLAGRPIYDHLGLGFKEGKHVTSFSIGIDSPEAIRHKVREAECYPVLKLKVGSPRDKENLAALREVAPKKAIRVDANEAWKTKEDALKNLEWLASDGLIQFVEQPMPATTDAKDLAWLKARTPLPIMADESYLSTADLPRCAEGYHAVNVKLMKTCGISGAVEALKAARAAGLKTMIGCMIESSVLITAAAHLAELTDYLDIDGNLLITNDPFLGATAENGIISFANAPEALGLRVRPRSGSLP, encoded by the coding sequence CTGAAGCTCGCGCATCGCTGGACGATTTCAAGCGGGCTGGGGCCGGGCGGCAGCGGCGGCACCGATCTCTTTCCGGTTGTGTTTGTCGAACTGACGGACAGCCGCGGAGTCCGCGGCCTCGGTGAGGCCGCGCCTTCGACGCGCTACGAGCGCGGCGTCGAGGGCACACTCGAATTCTTGCGGCGTGTCGGTCCGAAAAAACTTTCGTTCGAGAACCCCCAGGCCAGCATGGAGGACCTCGAGGGCCCCGAAGGGAGACAATTCGCCGCAAAGGGCGCGTTGAACATCGCTCTTCTGGACGGCGCAGCGCGGCTGGCCGGTCGGCCGATATACGATCATCTTGGCCTCGGCTTCAAGGAAGGGAAGCACGTTACTTCGTTCAGCATCGGCATCGACAGCCCGGAGGCGATTCGGCACAAGGTTCGCGAAGCCGAGTGCTATCCTGTGCTGAAGCTCAAAGTGGGAAGCCCGCGGGACAAGGAAAACCTGGCGGCCTTGCGCGAGGTGGCGCCGAAGAAGGCGATTCGAGTCGATGCCAATGAAGCCTGGAAAACCAAAGAGGACGCGCTGAAAAACCTGGAATGGCTCGCCTCGGACGGCTTGATTCAGTTTGTGGAACAACCGATGCCCGCGACAACGGATGCCAAGGACTTGGCCTGGTTGAAGGCGCGCACGCCGCTGCCCATCATGGCGGATGAATCGTACCTTTCCACGGCGGATCTGCCTCGGTGCGCCGAAGGTTATCACGCGGTCAATGTGAAACTGATGAAGACCTGCGGGATCAGCGGCGCAGTTGAGGCGTTGAAAGCCGCGCGAGCCGCCGGGTTGAAGACCATGATCGGTTGCATGATCGAATCGAGCGTCCTGATCACCGCCGCGGCGCATCTCGCGGAACTGACGGATTATCTCGATATCGACGGAAATCTCCTCATAACAAACGACCCGTTCCTGGGAGCCACGGCGGAGAATGGAATCATTTCCTTCGCCAATGCGCCGGAAGCCCTCGGCTTGCGAGTGCGGCCCCGGAGCGGGAGCTTGCCATGA